In one window of Haliaeetus albicilla chromosome W, bHalAlb1.1, whole genome shotgun sequence DNA:
- the LOC138683314 gene encoding tubulin-folding cofactor B-like encodes MVGSPASCMDLELYGAEEELLGRLDCDEALLGSYPVADGCRVHVIDQSGAHMGEYEDVLQVKYEIAESDYKKRPESLRPFPHQQRWGHYDTEGTRRWAQEATLAAALPLGARCQVRLLGQPSKLATIMFVGQTHFKLGYWVGVCYDEPLGKHDGRAAASAAPPPSSPPAGRPRLINWRFKVSSPGSVMGSWPPASASSPVSRATPAMMLPTVGMAFSSWGACVFPTGWAPTW; translated from the exons ATGGTGGGCAGCCCAGCCTCCTGCATGGACCTGGAGCTGTACGGTGCtgaggaggagctgctgggacGCCTGGACTGTGACGAGGCCCTGCTGGGCTCCTACCCCGTGGCCGATGGCTGCCGCGTGCAC GTGATCGACCAGAGCGGGGCACACATGGGGGAGTATGAGGATGTCTTGCAGGTGAAGTACGAGATCGCCGAGAGCGACTACAAAAAGCGGCCAG AGTCCCTTCGGCCCTTCCCGCACCAGCAGCGTTGGGGACATTACGACACTGAGGGGACACGGCGCTGGGCCCAGGAAGCAACGCTGGCGGCCGCCCTCCCCCTCGGTGCCCGTTGCCAAGTCCGGCTACTGGGACAACCCTCCAAACTTGCCACCATCATGTTTGTGG GCCAAACCCACTTCAAGCTGGGCTACTGGGTGGGTGTCTGCTATGATGAGCCGCTAGGCAAGCATGACGGCAG agCCGCCGCCAGCGCtgcccctcctccctcctccccaccggcggggcggccccgcctCATAAACTGGCGTTTTAAG gtctccTCTCCTGGTTCTGTAATGGGCTCCTGGCCACCGGCATCGGCATCATCTCCTGTGTCCAGAGCGACACCGGCCATGATGCTGCCTACGGTGGGAATG gctttttcATCTTGGGGGGCCTGTGTATTTCCTACGGGGTGGGCTCCTACCTGGTGA
- the LOC138683629 gene encoding DNA-directed RNA polymerase II subunit RPB9-like gives MGRELPRPPATVSPRRAGAGSGPAHAPPALPAAVCPCAAAVRTRRAAIEADLAYEPGFVGIRFCQECNNMLYPKEDKENQILLYTCCNCNYQQEADNSCIYVNKITHKADELTRIIADVSQDPMLPRTEDHLCQKCGHKEAVFFQSHSTRADAMRLYYVCTAPYCGHCWTE, from the exons ATGGGGAGGGAGCTGCCTCGCCCGCCCGCCACTGTCTCGCCAAGA CGCGCGGGGGCGGGGTCCGGCCCCGCGCATGCGCCGCccgcgctccccgccgccgtCTGTCCCTGCGCGGCCGCCGTGCGCACGCGCCGGGCCGCGATAGAGGCGGACCTGGCCTACGAGCCGGGTTTCGTGGGGATCCGCTTCTGCCAGGAGTG caacaACATGCTGTACCCCAAGGAGGATAAGGAGAACCAGATCCTGCTCTATACC TGCTGCAACTGCAACTACCAGCAAGAGGCCGACAACAGCTGCATCTATGTCAACAAGATCACCCACAAAGCGGA CGAGCTCACACGGATCATTGCTGATGTCTCCCAGGACCCCATGCTGCCCCGCACCGAGGACCACCTCTGCCAGAA gtGTGGGCACAAGGAGGCCGTCTTCTTCCAGTCGCACAGTACCagagcc GACGCCATGAGGCTCTACTACGTCTGCACCGCCCCGTACTGCGGCCACTGCTGGACCGAGTGA